In Helianthus annuus cultivar XRQ/B chromosome 9, HanXRQr2.0-SUNRISE, whole genome shotgun sequence, the following are encoded in one genomic region:
- the LOC118481890 gene encoding uncharacterized protein LOC118481890 isoform X2: MGHKNVELYSYFPSIRSPPPIHSLRNPILIFICKVAYYYYRPHLKKAALARLSDVNRSLKVTNFGVKKKNRQTLKIRGRD, from the exons ATGGGTCACAAAAACGTCGAACTATATAGCTATTTCCCCTCAATTCGCTCTCCGCCTCCTATCCATTCTCTGCGAAATCCTATTCTCATCTTCATCTGCAAG GTGGCATATTACTATTACAGGCCACATCTAAAAAAGGCTGCTCTTGCAAGGTTGAGTGACGTGAACAGGAGCCTTAAGGTTACAAATTTTGGTGTGAAGAAAAAGAATAGACAGACTTTGAAGATCCGAG ggcgtgattga
- the LOC118481890 gene encoding uncharacterized protein LOC118481890 isoform X1 produces MGHKNVELYSYFPSIRSPPPIHSLRNPILIFICKVAYYYYRPHLKKAALARLSDVNRSLKVTNFGVKKKNRQTLKIRALRAIQQLHLFISTLITTHGTVNPELWSCYYSQCSN; encoded by the exons ATGGGTCACAAAAACGTCGAACTATATAGCTATTTCCCCTCAATTCGCTCTCCGCCTCCTATCCATTCTCTGCGAAATCCTATTCTCATCTTCATCTGCAAG GTGGCATATTACTATTACAGGCCACATCTAAAAAAGGCTGCTCTTGCAAGGTTGAGTGACGTGAACAGGAGCCTTAAGGTTACAAATTTTGGTGTGAAGAAAAAGAATAGACAGACTTTGAAGATCCGAG cattgagggcaatccagcaattacatttgtttatctctactttaattaccacccacggtactgtcaatcctgagttgtggtcatgctactactcacagtgtagtaactaA
- the LOC118481890 gene encoding uncharacterized protein LOC118481890 isoform X3, with translation MGHKNVELYSYFPSIRSPPPIHSLRNPILIFICKVAYYYYRPHLKKAALARLSDVNRSLKVTNFGVKKKNRQTLKIRGR, from the exons ATGGGTCACAAAAACGTCGAACTATATAGCTATTTCCCCTCAATTCGCTCTCCGCCTCCTATCCATTCTCTGCGAAATCCTATTCTCATCTTCATCTGCAAG GTGGCATATTACTATTACAGGCCACATCTAAAAAAGGCTGCTCTTGCAAGGTTGAGTGACGTGAACAGGAGCCTTAAGGTTACAAATTTTGGTGTGAAGAAAAAGAATAGACAGACTTTGAAGATCCGAG gtcgctag